The Lineus longissimus chromosome 2, tnLinLong1.2, whole genome shotgun sequence genome window below encodes:
- the LOC135483164 gene encoding leucine-rich repeat serine/threonine-protein kinase 1-like isoform X3, with product MKLSGGKGWWSATLLTNSGNYMERSSGPGHAGGSQEDGTNDSRSTGSGELPPDNLGVPDFLSYEDLFQLIDKAVSTNNKTLLKRVFDKYPNDVLNLLDPNLGQKSFLHHACKIGCEDIVLLLLNYGADRYKDVEMKEGTPLKLACEFGHAEIVDVLIGCGVVCPVPEISPRNPIYLAVQNGHSDVISCFKRYNNGELLSGHYNASVLQYGACYYGHAELVRYFLQTTDVHVNAPVQRVPLHDIHNADKLTPMYAACKGNHDDIVYLLSREGADITPHLLDNFPDILKTLVQKYIVPYEPAISSDDLVDNPLMVRWKRCHLYISEIPYDWLSQSLDFIAEVDISRNKLKYLPSWLPWKLPNIVKFDASHNDLLRCVPPQDVHCEKLREIHLSHNSLDAVPMRIFQLKSLKYLTLKENLLTELPPGHGSSMFDTGNSRASSTYERLSGGFVDLTVAWTCENLRELDVSHNRLKEIPIHIQSTSRLAKLDVSYNRLIQFPAPWPCEMENLNVSHNELEIFISNVETLWSRTLRSLRLDNNQLTEIDPGICAIITLTSLRLSHNKLKGLPATTYWKCSQLESLDLARNRLGDQERYEASLKKRKRDLLLKPIWKRQREESRAPITQIDLPDMFSEKLRYLSLRGNFLYDIPPTAFKMKSLETLDLRDNQITELPNELGKLSASCDLRVDDIAMKNIPKDVLNADPGTHLASRQVLTYLRTKLRKSSPYHRMKLVIVGKEGRGKTTLLSVLQGHKYEENISTHGVAIKEWRINPNKPFTLASRPPVTFSTWDMAGQKDYYVTHQCFISPNALYLVVWDLTLHNEGVLNLRPWLLNIQARAPGACVIIIGTFLDRLDPDPKERERKVNELKTKINQLFSRPGFPLIRGIAEVSCKTMKGIPELKELIYNTALNMADAHSPNEKLLGRLVPSSFLELEKLVVEEAKRRKKSGEHPVLLEEEFENLVKKIPQAVRDIDTPEERNQVAKFLHETGILLHYSDQHRALNSLYFIDPSWLCDMLAAVINFENVQNGMLRLSKVKSALTKADEKRFPQTLFQEYLHLLERFDIGLQLDDERLLIPSKLGSSRPAVTSGNEDVLGSEQQKLYRWYKMEYVPSGFWSRLIVRILVGIRQQKHLLSLRSSQFPQAARKVTKDLSKQWSLKGSHRAFHLKDNNQVWWRHGIVVNHQDGYFIVESSSAVFADPTGFEGILVTVYSTVGNFSAMGFVADLIDSLIAEWFPGLEGLNDRGEPTISRIIPCPYCIKMEEEDPEDYSTLLRICHFMYEDCAVAALENDNCTISCDKHPQAVPLIILVPDLLLADLPSRLFLDVSELLLEETEENRLGQGGYASVYRAKFKRKEVAAKVFHSAVKFKDASRNRNAGGASFFGDTTSTEVASEASEADFPMEQIGRSHQLDSLRISFEDVGIQAIQMFRELRSEVALMAKLRHPCIVTLIATSVKPPCFLLELAPMGSLQSVLENELKEKGFKDSLTRYRTKDTTQPSVLSKMLTYKLVLQIALAIRYLHKYNIIYRDLKSQNVLVWNLDLNKPVNVKLSDYGISCFNTPQGIMGNEGTPGYQAPEIQTGVAYDEKVDLFSLAMTIYEIISGHHPLDHYHYPGQVIQAVRKGERPSLQELNIDSKFPCLESLMKDCWNAGPESRPSANDVVRLLKRTEFVCQERLLPQADQGLICSVDCIYAPYLKSKNQFVWIWGGQNDDRVFSVLDVERGVFRANKKSCPGPKAMCTTRVGNTMWIGNKGNEIEIFGYRKTGLPETLRVIYLESTPLHMLYETTEETAGPSVPSGTSEPSGNATSPQKVYVAQESGIISVFSCADPASRTGDEETGRRNVAIALSIQKEPHQTGDTDNWTLCTTIQLCQGENSDTPATCLEKVAAMDEIWVGCENSIAIISSKTLKVKGPRIPLKQMTFVKQLKSFGKRVWCLQQWSCEIIEFDAESRTQRYLFNCMDAKINAVIAERQFEPEAAFGNEDIDNPVVRRGRSNPKSSSSSRDRVGGFFTEVAIDGSKSGEEPESLESRSGKDLTADAHSELSSATGAVSSATGAVSSATGAVSSATGAVASATEAVSPGAMLSAGAVAKEVPNDFGKQFNENLGKKRNVFLEEYFKNTAAMKESEQTDYPIKPEPPSPGSSIVDSIVKSLTKGDTAIRSEPASQPDTCVGTLKSNEIEKCLDMVKEEILSDKFGESGEVVGLSSQTLPNQKINRKIGRRRGVSEWGKKMKKFNKDDIAQIMHQVRSLLVVRDQTLWIGQNSGDIIVVSIDDSSLCYNPYGQVLSVLETKDMEGHKNGRIRHLVGVGPDRVLATRLFHKAGSDGSAADLGCESGDEDDDASCAVYQLVVWEAYGCEEFYRVQTLWNQLRTAEIEKEGKL from the exons ATGAAATTATCTGGTGGGAAGGGATGGTGGAGTGCAACTCTGCTCACTAACTCGGGAAATTATATGGAGAGGTCATCGGGCCCTGGTCATGCTGGAGGAAGCCAGGAAGATGGGACAAATGACAGCAGATCAACTG GGTCCGGTGAATTGCCACCAGACAATCTGGGAGTCCCAGATTTTCTGTCTTACGAGGACCTGTTCCAGCTGATAGACAAGGCTGTCTCTACCAATAACAAAACATTGCTGAAACGCGTGTTTGACAAGTACCCTAACGATGTGTTGAATCTTCTGGACCCAAACCTTGGCCAGAAGTCCTTCCTTCACCATGCCTGTAAGATTGGATGTGAAGATATTGTTTTGCTGTTGTTGAACTATGGGGCTGATAGGTATAAGGATGTTGAAATGAAAGAG GGAACTCCGCTTAAACTTGCTTGTGAGTTTGGTCATGCAGAGATTGTAGATGTCCTAATTGGGTGTGGCGTGGTGTGTCCAGTTCCGGAGATATCACCCAGGAACCCCATATATCTGGCCGTACAGAATGGTCACTCTGATGTGATAAGTTGTTTTAAACGATACAATAATGGTG AACTACTTTCCGGGCATTACAATGCAAGTGTTCTCCAATACGGAGCATGTTACTACGGTCATGCCGAGCTGGTCAGATACTTTCTTCAGACAACAGATGTCCATGTCAATGCGCCAGTACAACGGGTGCCACTCCATGATATACATAATGCTGATAAGCTGACACCAATGTATGCTGCATGTAAAG GTAACCATGACGATATAGTTTACCTCCTGAGCCGTGAAGGAGCAGACATCACTCCACATCTTCTTGATAACTTCCCGGACATTTTGAAGACTCTTGTCCAGAAATACATCGTCCCATATGAACCAGCTATCTCATCTGATGATCTGGTGGATAACCCGTTAATG GTCCGATGGAAGCGATGTCATCTTTACATCAGTGAGATTCCATATGACTGGTTAAGCCAAAGCCTGGACTTCATTGCCGAGGTTGATATATCACGCAATAAACTCAAGTATCTGCCATCATGGTTACCGTGGAAACTGCCAAACATTGTCAAGTTTGATGCATCCCATAATGATCTGTTGCGTTGCGTACCACCTCAGGATGTTCATTGTGAAAA GTTAAGAGAAATCCATCTCTCACACAACAGTCTGGATGCCGTCCCGATGAGGATTTTCCAACTTAAGTCTCTAAAGTACTTGACGCTGAAGGAAAATCTGTTGACGGAGTTGCCCCCTGGGCATGGCAGTAGCATGTTTGATACTGGGAACAGCCGAGCGTCATCAACTTACGAGAGGTTGTCTGGTG GATTTGTCGATTTAACCGTAGCATGGACGTGTGAGAATCTGCGAGAATTGGATGTATCCCATAATAGGCTGAAGGAAATCCCCATACATATACAGAGTACATCCCGTCTcgcaaaacttgatgtatcctACAATAGACTGATACAATTTCCAGCACCATGGCCTTGTGAAATG GAAAATCTGAATGTGTCGCACAATGAACTGGAGATATTCATCAGTAATGTGGAAACGTTATGGTCGAGGACGCTGAGGTCGCTTCGCCTGGATAACAATCAGCTGACCGAGATTGACCCAGGGATATGTGCCATCA TTACACTAACGTCATTGAGATTGTCGCATAACAAGTTGAAAGGACTACCAGCGACCACTTACTGGAAATGTTCACAGTTGGAGAGCCTCGATTTGGCACGCAATCGTCTTGGTGATCAAGAACGTTATGAAGCGAGTTTGAAAAA GAGAAAACGTGATCTTCTGCTGAAACCGATCTGGAAGAGACAAAGAGAAGAGTCACGAGCACCCATCACGCAGATTGACCTTCCCGATATGTTCAGTGAGAAGTTGAGATATCTCTCTTTGCGTGGCAACTTCCTTTACGACATTCCACCCACTGCATTCAAGATGAAGAGTTTAGAGACCCTCGACCTAAGAGA CAATCAAATCACGGAGCTCCCGAACGAGCTTGGCAAGCTGTCTGCAAGCTGTGACCTTAGGGTTGATGACATCGCAATGAAGAACATTCCAAAGGACGTCTTGAATG CTGACCCTGGAACCCACCTGGCATCTAGACAGGTCCTCACCTACCTCAGGACAAAGCTACGAAAGTCATCACCATACCACAGGATGAAACTTGTTATTGTCGGAAAAGAG GGGCGTGGCAAGACAACTCTGTTGTCTGTTCTTCAAGGCCACAAGTATGAGGAGAACATCTCAACTCATGGAGTGGCGATCAAGGAGTGGAGAATAAACCCTAATAAG CCGTTCACCCTGGCGAGTCGCCCTCCAGTTACCTTCTCAACCTGGGACATGGCCGGCCAGAAGGACTACTATGTCACGCACCAATGTTTCATCTCTCCCAATGCCCTCTATCTTGTGGTTTGGGACCTAACACTTCACAACGAAGGAGTGCTGAACCTTCGGCCTTGGCTTCTCAATATTCAG GCGCGTGCTCCGGGTGCTTGTGTCATCATCATTGGGACATTTCTTGACCGTCTCGATCCTGACCCAAAGGAAAGAGAACGGAAGGTCAatgaattgaaaacaaaaatcaacCAACTCTTCTCCCGGCCTGGTTTTCCATTGATTCGTGGCATAGCTGAAGTATCGTGCAAGACAATGAAGGGCATCCCAGAATTGAAGGAGCTCATTTATAACACAGCGTTAAACATGGCAGATGCTCATTCCCCCAATGAAAAACTGCTGGGAAGACTG GTGCCAAGCAGTTTCTTGGAGCTAGAGAAGCTCGTTGTCGAGGAGGCAAAGAGAAGGAAGAAATCAGGGGAGCATCCTGTCCTGCTCGAAGAAGAGTTTGAGAATCTTGTGAAAAAGATACCACAGGCAGTGAGAGACATCGATACTCCAGAAGAGAGAAACCAAG TTGCCAAATTCCTCCATGAGACAGGCATCCTGCTCCACTACAGTGACCAACACCGTGCTCTTAACTCTCTCTACTTCATTGACCCGTCCTGGCTGTGTGACATGCTTGCTGCTGTCATCAACTTTGAG AATGTGCAGAATGGTATGTTGAGACTGAGCAAGGTGAAGTCAGCTCTGACAAAAGCTGACGAGAAGCGATTTCCTCAGACACTGTTCCAGGAGTACCTACACCTGTTGGAGAGATTTGACATCGGTCTGCAGCTTGATGATGAGAG GTTGCTCATTCCATCCAAGTTGGGTTCAAGTCGCCCTGCTGTCACAAGCGGTAACGAGGATGTATTGGGCAGTGAGCAACAGAAGTTATACCGTTGGTACAAGATGGAGTATGTCCCAAGCGGATTCTGGAGCAGGCTGATTGTCCGCATCCTGGTTGGGATACGCCAACAGAAGCACTTGCTGTCACTCCGCAGTTCTCAATTCCCGCAAGCTGCCAGGAAGGTGACGAAGGACCTCTCAAAGCAGTGGAGCCT CAAAGGGTCACATCGAGCCTTCCACCTGAAAGACAACAATCAAGTCTGGTGGCGGCATGGTATAGTCGTCAACCACCAAGACGGCTACTTCATCGTCGAGTCTTCATCTGCTGTGTTTGCTGACCCGACAGGATTCGAGGGAATCCTCGTCACCGTATATTCAACAGTCGGAAACTTTTCAGCAATGGGATTTGTTGCTGACCTGATCGATTCCCTCATAGCAGAGTGGTTTCCAG GTTTGGAGGGTCTGAATGATCGCGGTGAACCAACGATCAGTCGTATTATCCCCTGCCCCTACTGCATCAAGATGGAGGAGGAAGACCCAGAGGACTACAGCACCCTTCTCCGCATCTGCCACTTCATGTATGAAGACTGCGCTGTCGCTGCTCTCGAGAATGACAACTGTACGATCAGCTGTGACAAACATCCACAGGCCGTCCCGTTGATCATTTTGGTGCCTGATCTCCTATTGGCTGATCTGCCTAGTAGACTCTTTCTAGATGTTTCCGAGTTACTCCTTGAAGAGACTGAGGAGAATCGCCTTGGCCAGGGCGGTTATGCATCCGTTTACAGGGCCAAGTTCAAAAGAAAGGAGGTTGCTGCTAAGGTCTTTCACTCAGCTGTGAAGTTCAAAGATGCAAGTAGAAATCGTAATGCCGGAGGTGCTTCTTTTTTCG GTGATACAACATCGACTGAGGTGGCATCTGAAGCATCAGAGGCAGACTTCCCAATGGAACAGATTGGACGCTCTCACCAGCTAGACAGCCTGCGCATATCCTTTGAAGACGTTGGCATTCAG GCCATCCAAATGTTCCGCGAACTCCGAAGTGAAGTGGCTCTGATGGCGAAACTGCGACATCCATGCATTGTGACATTGATCGCTACCTCCGTCAAACCGCCATGTTTCCTTCTGGAATTGGCACCAATGGGAAGTCTGCAGTCAGTCTTGGAGAACGAGTTGAAAGAAAAGGGATTCAAGGACAGTCTCACTCGGTACAGAACAAAGGACACCACACAGCCAAGTGTCCTCAGTAAGATGCTGACCTATAAACTCGTCTTACAG ATAGCCCTTGCAATACGCTACCTACACAAGTACAACATCATCTACCGCGACTTGAAAAGTCAGAATGTTCTTGTCTGGAATCTTGACCTGAACAAACCAGTCAATGTTAAACTCTCCGATTATGGAATATCGTGCTTCAACACTCCCCAAGGGATCATGGGAAATGAAGGGACGCCAGGATATCAAGCTCCAGAAATTCAGACAGGGGTGGCTTATGATGAGAAG GTTGACCTCTTTTCGCTGGCAATGACAATCTATGAGATTATATCAGGCCACCATCCCCTTGACCACTACCATTACCCTGGACAGGTCATCCAGGCTGTCCGAAAAGGAGAGAGACCATCTCTTCAG GAATTGAACATCGATTCCAAATTCCCCTGCCTTGAATCCCTGATGAAAGACTGCTGGAATGCTGGGCCGGAGAGCCGTCCATCTGCCAATGATGTTGTGCGTCTGCTGAAGAGGACTGAGTTCGTTTGCCAGGAACGACTGCTTCCACAGGCCGACCAAGGCCTCATCTGCTCAGTTGACTGCATCTATGCTCCATATTTG AAATCAAAGAACCAGTTTGTTTGGATCTGGGGTGGCCAAAATGATGATCGTGTCTTCTCAGTGCTGGATGTGGAGCGTGGGGTCTTCCGTGCAAACAAAAAGAGCTGCCCTGGGCCGAAAGCTATGTGCACGACACGTGTCGGAAACACCATGTGGATCGGAAACAAG GGCAATGAGATCGAGATCTTTGGCTATAGGAAGACAGGTCTGCCAGAAACCCTTCGGGTGATTTACCTCGAGTCTACACCCCTGCACATGTTATATGAGACGACT GAAGAGACAGCAGGACCGTCAGTGCCATCAGGGACGTCAGAGCCATCAGGAAATGCTACGTCACCACAAAAGGTATACGTTGCACAGGAAAGTGGCATCATATCTGTCTTCTCCTGTGCAGACCCAGCCTCGAGAACTGGAGATGAGGAGACAGGGAGGAGAAATGTGGCAATTGCGTTATCCATCCAGAAGGAACCCCACCAGACCGGTGACACCGATAATTGGACACTGTGCACTACCATTCAGCTTTGTCAGGGGGAGAATTCAGACACTCCTGCCACTTGCTTGGAAAAAGTTGCAGCAATGGATGAGATATGGGTCGGGTGTGAGAACAGTATTGCTATCATCAGTTCAAAGACTTTAAAGGTCAAAGGTCCTCGAATACCATTGAAGCAGATGACATTTGTTAAACAATTGAAAAGCTTTGGTAAACGTGTGTGGTGTTTGCAGCAGTGGTCTTGTGAAATCATAGAGTTTGATGCAGAGTCGCGAACACAAAGGTATCTGTTCAACTGCATGGATGCTAAGATTAACGCGGTGATAGCTGAACGACAGTTTGAACCTGAGGCAGCTTTTGGAAATGAGGACATTGACAATCCAGTGGTGCGGAGAGGTCGATCCAATCCAAAGAGTAGTTCAAGCAGCCGTGATAGGGTTGGGGGATTCTTTACAGAGGTTGCGATAGATGGTTCAAAGTCTGGTGAAGAACCAGAGTCACTGGAAAGTAGATCAGGGAAAGATTTGACAGCAGATGCACACTCTGAGCTGTCGTCTGCTACTGGGGCAGTGTCGTCTGCTACTGGGGCAGTGTCGTCTGCTACTGGGGCAGTGTCGTCTGCTACTGGAGCAGTGGCGTCTGCTACTGAAGCAGTGTCCCCTGGAGCAATGTTGTCTGCTGGAGCTGTAGCAAAGGAAGTGCCAAATGACTTTGGAAAGCAATTCAATGAAAACTTggggaaaaaaagaaatgttttcctTGAGGAATATTTCAAGAACACTGCTGCAATGAAGGAGTCTGAACAAACTGACTATCCAATAAAACCAGAACCTCCTTCCCCAGGTAGTAGCATTGTGGACTCAATTGTGAAGTCGCTGACCAAAGGTGATACAGCCATTAGATCGGAACCTGCATCACAGCCTGATACCTGTGTCGGAACGCTCAAGAGTAACGAGATTGAAAAGTGCCTGGATATGGTGAAGGAGGAGATTTTGAGTGATAAATTTGGTGAGAGTGGGGAAGTTGTGGGACTTAGTTCCCAGACCCTGCCCAACCAAAAGATAAATCGAAAGATCGGCCGTCGACGAGGTGTCAGCGAATGGGGgaaaaagatgaagaagttTAACAAGGATGACATTGCGCAGATAATGCATCAAGTACGATCACTACTAGTTGTTAGGGACCAGACTCTCTGGATCGGGCAAAATAGTGGTGATATTATCGTAGTTAGTATTGATGACAGTAGCCTCTGTTACAATCCCTATGGTCAAGTGTTGTCTGTTCTAGAGACAAAGGACATGGAAGGCCACAAAAATGGACGAATTCGCCATCTTGTTGGCGTGGGGCCAGACCGGGTGTTGGCAACACGCTTATTCCATAAAGCTGGCAGTGATGGATCGGCGGCTGATTTAGGGTGCGAGTCAggagatgaggatgatgatgctAGTTGTGCTGTCTACCAATTGGTGGTTTGGGAGGCGTATGGTTGTGAGGAATTCTATCGTGTGCAGACGCTTTGGAATCAGTTGCGGACTGCCGAGATTGAAAAGGAGGGGAAGTTGTAA